Below is a window of Podarcis muralis chromosome 5, rPodMur119.hap1.1, whole genome shotgun sequence DNA.
CATGCCTGGGAGAAAAGAGCAGTGGCCCTGAGGCAAGCCAGGCTATCAGtttgagttccagcatctctctgaGAAACACTGGGCTGCTAGTTCAAAGGAGGCTTGCAGTGGCCCAAGATGAGCCTTGATGGTTTAGATCAAGTCCGTTTCTCACTATGGCAAACTAGATTATTGGATTTTTATTCAGCCCTTTtgcccaaaggagcccaaggtgacaccaaacaaatatttttaaaataaattgaaaacaATCAAATACCATCATGGCTAAAAAATGTCATGGTTGCCAAGAACTGAGATGTCTGTGGAAAGTCTCAAAATGGGTTGTGAAAACAATAAGCCTCCTCATCTGTCGTTTCAGTGGCTTTTTGCCTCTGAGCATCAAACTAACCACTAGTAGCCATCTTAAAGACCACTGCTATATCTTgggggcctgccaacctagcagttcgaaagcacccccgggtgcaaatagataaatagggaccgcttactagcgggaaggtaaacggcgtttccgtgtgcggctctggctcgccagagcagcgatgtcacgctggccacgtgacccagaagtgtctccggacagcgctggcccccggcctcttgagtgagatgggcgcacaaccctagagtctgtcaagactggcccgtatgggcaggggtacctttacctttatatcttgGGGGCAGTGGTGGGTTCGCAGAACAAAAGACACTGGCTTTTGCTGAGTTCCATTTACACTAGGTGAGACCAAGAATATCTCTTTATGTGACCAAGAGCTGCATGTCTTCATATGGCCCACAAGTGAAATCCACCAGGGCTACTATCAACTCTTTCCGCCGCAACCCAATCTATAGGACCCTAACTTGAAAGCCCTTTGGATAGCATTTCCTTGGCCAACCATCCAACTGGAGAAGACAAAGCCAGGTCTTCCCTGCTATCTACATGttctagtaaaaaaaagaaaaaagtgaattGGTACAATTTCAGGAAGTCCAGAAGGAAATGTTAGAAATGCACCGTGAAGCTTGTTTTCTGCCAATTACATCTTTGCCAGTTCCTAATAGAAATAAGGATGATATCTGGACCTACACCGAAAGTAAAGTTTTGAAAGTTTTGGGGAAATGTCAGaagttcatttcatttctctctgtccCCCTTAAAACCTTAAGAATCACCAGTCAGCACCATGAGATTACCAAAAATTACCTTCATAGGTACACTGTTACTGACTCCTTTCTTGCCTGTGGGTGGCTGGTGGATGTGGGTCTGGTGCCTTAAAGGCGGTAAATCTGGACTGGGCGACATTCTCCCCCACTGCTGTGGGCACCTCAGTGGTCTACAGACTACCGTTTTGGCAGCTGAAGGCTTGCCAAATTTCCACCCAAGACCAGAAAAAGCTGGTGGTTTGATgcaaaacctttaaaaataagtttttaaTTTGACTTATTTTACATTCCTTGTGAATTGCTACGATGGGAAAGTCAGGGTTCAGACATAGAAgtctccatttcttcctcaaGGTACGGTTTTGTCTTAAGCAGGATGGAATCGTGCCACTGTTCATAGACAAGTGTGTAAGTCTCTGCCCTTTTGACAGTGAACCTGTACAAACGGTCGGGCAACAGGTTGTGGATTTCGCAGGTGTGCGACGTGACCGGCATGATTCCGCAGTGGACCCGCTCTTGGGGAGTTCTGGGCTCCAGCAGCTTAAAGCTGAGTTCGTACTGTTCGAGCTGCGGCTGCTGGCTGGTAACAAACCACTTGAGACTCACCCAGTCCTCGTGAGCCACCGACTCCCTCCGGTCAAACATCACGGGCATCTTTGTGCTCAGGACAAGCCTGATGTGAGGGATCTTCGTAATCCCGACGTCCGATACCAGGCGGTGCTTGACGTACAGCCTCCCAGGTACCAGCATAGCAAGGAAATAATCCATCTGCTCAGAGAGACTCGACAGCCTTGGTTTGACAGCGTCCCATCTGGAGAGGAAAGTCATCATGTCGTGGGTCTCCAGGAAGTGGACCAGCTCCTCCCGACCTTTCTCCAGCTCTTCCAACAGgtcagacagcagcagcagctggatttTGGTTTGGATGGTCCCCACTTTCTTCATCCTCTGGAACCTCCAGGGGTCTATCAGTTGGAACATGGTGGTGGGGAGCATCAGGTGGTTCTGATCTCCCAGTGCCAAGTGCTTAGGCAGGATTTCAATGTAGTAGGAGCACTTTTTCAGAAGCTCAATCCTCTTGTGATGGCGTTTGAGCAGGTGGAGGCTGAGGTCTGAGTGCAGGAACTCCAGCACGACATTCTTCCTCTCCATGTACATCCTCCAGGCTTCATTCTCCTGCTCCTCTTCGCTGTACACCACCGTCTGGAGGTTGGCCCCTAACTTGTTCAAATAGACATCAATAGTTCCAATGTTCATCATGCCTGGGCTGGAACACAAGAACAAAACAGGCACACAAAGGAAGAGCAGGTCAGCTGAAAGACTGCCATTGCGGCGGCTTCTTAACCCCTCTTAATTTTGGTTCTCAGAGGCTTGCAGCCAAAAGTTTGTCCAGTTACAAATGTGATAAGGGTCTTCCTCTGTTCTGAAGCTCCTGGACCCTTTGCCATTCCTCTCCTGGTTTCCCTCCGCCTCTCAAACTCCTCCCACTGACCCTTTTATTCATCTGGATCACTCCCTATGGGAACCCTACTTTCCTAGACTCCTCTGGGTTCCTTGGCTGGCTGCTGTTCTCCTTTCCAGGGCTCTTGCTTAGTCTATATGCCTAAGGCAGGGATAGGGAGCCTGTGGCTGTCCACAGGTTGTTGGACTGCcgttcccataatctctgaccactgagccatcctggctgtggttgatgggagccAGAGTAAAACAATATACATGGAAAGCCACGCATACCTTTTTCTAGGATCTGAGCAGTTCTGCCAATGCATACTTCCAGTCGATAGTCCAGCCAGACATCCTTAGGAAAAAGAGAATCTGCACCAATGGGAGCTAGAGGCTTTCTGGCTATGTAGCTCTGCAGTGACCAGCAGGCAACTAAGCTAATTCCTCCCGGAGGCTACCTTACCACCATCAGACAATCCCTTAGTGCATTTATAGTGTATGTGTggaaagcagcaggaggaaagacAAGATGCAACAATCCTTCAAGGCTACAATAATGTCTGCTGCTCATCCTGGAACAAGGTATTTCCCTGGCACACTTTTGTGGCGCTACACTCTGCTTTATTTAAGAGGTATGGCTaagctgggatgcgggtggcactgtggattaaaccacagagcctaggacttgccgatcagaaggtcggcggttcaaatccccgcgacggggtgagctcccgttgctcggtccctgctcctaccaacctagcagttcgaaagcacgtcaaagtgcaagtagataaataggtacctctctggcaggaaggtaaacggcgtttccgtgtgctgcactggttcgccagaagcggcttaatcatgctggccacacgacccggaagctgtacactggctctctcggccaataaagcaagatgagcgccgcaaccccagagtcggtcacgactggacctaatagtcaggggtccttttacctttaccaagcaGGGGTTATGCTT
It encodes the following:
- the FNDC11 gene encoding fibronectin type III domain-containing protein 11 gives rise to the protein MLSHSPGMMNIGTIDVYLNKLGANLQTVVYSEEEQENEAWRMYMERKNVVLEFLHSDLSLHLLKRHHKRIELLKKCSYYIEILPKHLALGDQNHLMLPTTMFQLIDPWRFQRMKKVGTIQTKIQLLLLSDLLEELEKGREELVHFLETHDMMTFLSRWDAVKPRLSSLSEQMDYFLAMLVPGRLYVKHRLVSDVGITKIPHIRLVLSTKMPVMFDRRESVAHEDWVSLKWFVTSQQPQLEQYELSFKLLEPRTPQERVHCGIMPVTSHTCEIHNLLPDRLYRFTVKRAETYTLVYEQWHDSILLKTKPYLEEEMETSMSEP